The segment CGTACTCGTGGTAGAACCCGATGCAGCTTCGGCGGAGACGCTGATCCGTGGACTCGAAAGGCACAACCACGACGCCCAGAGCGTCGGGACGGGAGCCGACGCGCTGCGGGCCTACCACCGCGCCGACCTCCTGCTGCTCGACCTGGAGCTGCCCGACATCGACGGCCTCGAGGTCTGCCGGGGCGTCCGCAGCGCCTGCGACACGCCGATCATCGCCGTGACGAAGCGCGGCAGCGAGCTCGACCGGGTGCTCGGTCTCCAGGCCGGCGCCGACGACTACCTGGTGAAGCCGTACTGGTTCCGTGAGCTGATGGCCCGCATCGACGCGGTGATGCGCCGGGCGGCAGGGCCACGCACCGGCCACGCCGCCGGCCCGGTCGAGCGGGGCCCGCTGCACATCGACCCGGCCCGGCGCGAGGTGCGGCTCCGCGGCCACGTGGTCGGTCTCACCCGCAAGGAGTTCGACCTGCTCGGCCTCCTCGCCTCCCGGCCCGAGGCGGTGTTCTCCCGCCAGGAGCTGGCGCTGCGGGTGTGGGACGGCAACTGCACCGAGTCGAGCCGCACCATCGACACCCACGTCAGCAGCGTGCGCAACAAGCTGGGCTCCGGCACCTGGATCGTCACCGTCCGGGGCGTCGGCTTCCGCTTCGGCGAGGACCGCGCCGCCCTGGTCGACGACGACCCCCACGGCCCGACGCGACCGCTCGACGACATGGCCCGGCGGGCACATCGGCGGCGGGCGCCCATCGGCTCAGCGACGTGACCCGGCGACGGCCGGGGCCCCGAACCAGCGGGTGAGCGCCGCCTCGAGGCCCGCGGCGTCGTCGCCGGAGCCGACCCAGGCCACGTGCCCGTCGGGGCGGACCAGCACCAGGTCACCGGCGTCGAGGCCCGCCACGCCCAGCCCGGGCACCGCCCGGACCCGGTCGCCCCACGGCACGTCGGCGACGTCGACCCCGCACCCGAGAAGCAGGCCGTGGTGTCGGGTCGGATCCCACCAGCTGCAGGGCGGGAGGCGGGTGCCGACGAGCGGGTGGTCGTCCGGGTCGGCCGGGTAGCGGACGTCGACGCCGCTGACCACCGCAGCGAGCTGGTCGCGGGCGGCGGGCAGAGCGAGCAGCTCCCCCAGCACCGCCCGCAGCGGGTCGAGGTCCGCCGAGCCGAGCAGCAGCAGCTCCTGGGCCCGGACGTCGTCCTGCACCGCGGCGCCGACCGGGTGGCGCTCGTCGTGGTAGCTGTCGAGCAGGTCGAGTGCAGTCGAGCCCTGCACCACCGCCGCCAGCTTCCAACCCAGGTTGAAGGCGTCGCCCAGCCCGCTGTTCAGCGCCTGGCCGCCGATCGGCATCTGCCGGTGGGCGGCGTCGCCGGCCAGCAGCACCCGGCCCCGCCGGTACTCGGCAGCCTTCCGGGTGACGTTGTCGAAGGCGTTCAGCCACCGGGGCGTGCCCGACGAGACGTCCTCGCCGGTGACCCGCCTCCAGGCACCGGCCAGCTCCGCGAACGTCGGGTCGCGCCCGGCCGGGGCCCGGCCCGCCTCGTGGACCATCAACCGGGTCACGCCGTCGGGCCGCCGGGCGGCGATCGCGAGCCCGCCCGGCAGCCGCTCGAAGCGCCGGTTCGGTACGTCGATGCCCGCGACGTCGCCCCTCAGCAGCTCGCGGGTCGCGTCCGTACCGGGGAACGCGATCCCCGCGAGCCGCCGGACGGTGCTGTCCTGCCCGTCGCAGCCCACGAGGTACGAGCATCGGAGGGTGCTGGTCCCGTCCGGTGCCGTGACGGTCGCCGCGACGTGGTCGTCGTGCACCTCGAGGGCGACCAGCTCGTGGCGACGGCGGACGACAGCGCCGAGCTGCACCGCCCACGTTCCCAGCAGGGCCTCGGTGTCGGTCTGCGGCACCTTCCAATGACCGGCGTACGGGCTGGCCACGCCACCGACGGCGAGCGGCAGCCCCCCGAAGTGACCCACCTCCTCCCGGGGCGGCCTCACATTGGGCGCCCCGCCCAGCCGCTCCACCAGGCCCCGCTGGTCGAGGATCTCCATCGTGCGGGCGCTCAGCTGCGACGCCCGCGACTCGTCGTGCGGCGAGGCCAGCCGCTCCACCACCACGACGTCGACGCCGCCCAGCCGCAGCTCGCCCGCCAGCAGCAGGCCGACCGGACCGGCCCCGACCACGACGACGTCGGTCGTCAGCTGTCGCACGGAGCTCACCGCCGGCTCTCGGCGTACTCCTTGGCGTGGCCCAGCGTGGCGAGGCTGTTGCCGCTGAGCGCCTTGTGCACGAACTCCTTCGCCTCGGCGACCCCGGCGCCCTCGCCCAGCACCGCCGCCACGTTGGCCTCGTTGATCGCCACCGTGTGCCGCGACGCCGCGACCACCCCGTCGTCGGTGTCGGTGAGCAGCCAGCGGCCGGTGTGCAGCGTCATCAGCGCCGGCACCACCACCTGCTTGTAGACGATCCTCGTGGACGGGAAGCACACCCGCACCGACTTGGTGGTGTGGGTCGACCCGTCCTTCGTCCTCGTGTCCATCTCCAGCAC is part of the Acidimicrobiales bacterium genome and harbors:
- a CDS encoding response regulator transcription factor is translated as MVEPDAASAETLIRGLERHNHDAQSVGTGADALRAYHRADLLLLDLELPDIDGLEVCRGVRSACDTPIIAVTKRGSELDRVLGLQAGADDYLVKPYWFRELMARIDAVMRRAAGPRTGHAAGPVERGPLHIDPARREVRLRGHVVGLTRKEFDLLGLLASRPEAVFSRQELALRVWDGNCTESSRTIDTHVSSVRNKLGSGTWIVTVRGVGFRFGEDRAALVDDDPHGPTRPLDDMARRAHRRRAPIGSAT
- a CDS encoding FAD-dependent monooxygenase → MRQLTTDVVVVGAGPVGLLLAGELRLGGVDVVVVERLASPHDESRASQLSARTMEILDQRGLVERLGGAPNVRPPREEVGHFGGLPLAVGGVASPYAGHWKVPQTDTEALLGTWAVQLGAVVRRRHELVALEVHDDHVAATVTAPDGTSTLRCSYLVGCDGQDSTVRRLAGIAFPGTDATRELLRGDVAGIDVPNRRFERLPGGLAIAARRPDGVTRLMVHEAGRAPAGRDPTFAELAGAWRRVTGEDVSSGTPRWLNAFDNVTRKAAEYRRGRVLLAGDAAHRQMPIGGQALNSGLGDAFNLGWKLAAVVQGSTALDLLDSYHDERHPVGAAVQDDVRAQELLLLGSADLDPLRAVLGELLALPAARDQLAAVVSGVDVRYPADPDDHPLVGTRLPPCSWWDPTRHHGLLLGCGVDVADVPWGDRVRAVPGLGVAGLDAGDLVLVRPDGHVAWVGSGDDAAGLEAALTRWFGAPAVAGSRR